A genomic stretch from Georgenia muralis includes:
- the hpt gene encoding hypoxanthine phosphoribosyltransferase produces MDARDMGEDLEKILLTEEQIGTRLEEMAALIDADYAGRELLLVGVLRGAVMVMADLSRRMHLPIQMDWMAVSSYGSGTKSSGVVRILKDLDNDLTGRDVLIVEDIIDSGLTLSWLVANLRSRGPASVEIATLLRKPEAAKVDVDVRYVGFDIPPEFVVGYGLDYAERYRHLPFVGTLAPHVYGG; encoded by the coding sequence ATGGACGCGCGTGACATGGGTGAGGACCTGGAGAAGATCCTCCTCACCGAGGAGCAGATCGGCACCCGGCTCGAGGAGATGGCCGCCCTCATCGACGCCGACTACGCCGGGCGCGAGCTGCTGCTCGTCGGCGTCCTGCGCGGCGCGGTGATGGTCATGGCCGACCTCTCCCGGCGGATGCACCTGCCGATCCAGATGGACTGGATGGCGGTCTCGTCCTACGGCTCGGGGACGAAGTCGTCCGGCGTCGTGCGCATCCTCAAGGATCTCGACAACGATCTCACCGGCCGGGACGTCCTCATCGTCGAGGACATCATCGACTCCGGGCTCACCCTGTCGTGGCTCGTGGCCAACCTGCGTTCGCGCGGGCCGGCCTCGGTGGAGATCGCGACCCTGCTGCGCAAGCCCGAGGCGGCGAAGGTCGACGTCGACGTGCGCTACGTCGGGTTCGACATCCCGCCCGAGTTCGTCGTCGGCTACGGCCTGGACTACGCCGAGCGCTACCGCCACCTGCCCTTCGTCGGGACCCTCGCCCCGCACGTCTACGGCGGCTGA
- a CDS encoding C40 family peptidase: protein MDVRPGTRRMTAALAVLALSTAGFAAGATAAPGEDEIAASRAAETTTVRSIASLEVELATVAAEVEEAAVRASLTNEDFLAAQAALAAAVTTAQERQAEADAAAEEVEAARAQLGQVAAALYQDSSVGLAHITPYLSSDSFAEAMGRTSTLERLGSRADKHIQRFQALEQIHRTLQGRADEAVAAQEEATDELGAASEAAEVGYAQAQDQAIAAAQRREELIVELAAQRSTTVELERARQDALDADRLSRQDAAARSQALAALPAAAATGPAPVAQTPAAQAPAAQSPGAQTPAAQAPAVQTPATPSSAQDPEPAPAPAPAPNPAPAPAPAPAPAPAPAPAPAPAPAPAPAPAPAPAPAPAPVPAPAPAPAPAPAPAPAPAPAPAPAPAPAVNTSAVDRAIAFARSQLGVPYVWGGTGNPGYDCSGLTMRAFGAAGISLPRTTRAQWDVATKVPLSQVKKGDLVFWSSNGQRSGIYHVAIYTGGNMRIHAPSPGKTVEEVPMWHVNIMPVVGRL from the coding sequence GTGGACGTACGACCCGGTACGCGGCGGATGACGGCCGCCCTCGCCGTCCTGGCCCTGTCGACGGCAGGCTTCGCCGCCGGCGCGACCGCGGCCCCGGGCGAGGATGAGATCGCGGCGTCCCGGGCCGCGGAGACGACCACGGTCCGCTCGATCGCATCCCTCGAGGTCGAGCTCGCCACGGTGGCGGCCGAGGTCGAGGAGGCCGCGGTCCGCGCCTCCCTGACCAACGAGGACTTCCTTGCGGCGCAGGCGGCTCTTGCCGCCGCCGTCACCACGGCGCAGGAGCGTCAGGCCGAGGCCGACGCCGCGGCCGAGGAGGTGGAGGCGGCACGCGCACAGCTCGGCCAGGTGGCCGCCGCGCTCTACCAGGACAGCTCGGTCGGACTCGCGCACATCACCCCCTACCTCTCCTCCGACAGCTTCGCGGAGGCGATGGGTCGCACGTCCACGCTCGAGCGCCTCGGCAGCCGCGCGGACAAGCACATCCAGCGGTTCCAGGCCCTCGAGCAGATCCACCGCACGCTGCAGGGCCGCGCCGACGAGGCGGTCGCCGCCCAGGAGGAGGCCACGGACGAGCTCGGTGCCGCGTCCGAGGCGGCCGAGGTCGGCTACGCCCAGGCGCAGGATCAGGCCATCGCTGCCGCGCAGCGGCGCGAGGAGCTCATCGTCGAGCTCGCCGCGCAGCGATCCACCACGGTCGAGCTCGAGCGTGCCCGTCAGGACGCGCTCGACGCCGATCGGCTCTCCCGTCAGGACGCCGCCGCCCGCTCCCAGGCCCTCGCCGCCCTCCCGGCCGCCGCAGCGACGGGCCCTGCGCCCGTCGCCCAGACCCCGGCGGCCCAGGCGCCGGCCGCCCAGAGCCCGGGCGCACAGACGCCGGCCGCGCAGGCGCCGGCCGTTCAGACGCCGGCCACACCCAGTTCGGCTCAGGACCCGGAGCCCGCCCCTGCTCCGGCCCCGGCCCCTAATCCGGCCCCGGCCCCGGCCCCGGCGCCCGCCCCCGCCCCCGCCCCCGCTCCAGCCCCGGCGCCCGCTCCGGCGCCTGCTCCGGCGCCCGCCCCGGCACCGGCGCCCGCGCCTGCCCCAGTCCCGGCTCCGGCTCCGGCGCCCGCTCCCGCTCCGGCGCCTGCTCCCGCCCCGGCGCCTGCTCCCGCTCCGGCACCGGCGCCCGCGGTCAACACCTCGGCCGTCGACCGCGCGATCGCCTTCGCCCGGTCCCAGCTCGGTGTCCCGTACGTGTGGGGTGGGACCGGCAACCCCGGCTACGACTGCTCGGGCCTGACCATGCGGGCCTTCGGGGCCGCCGGGATCTCGTTGCCCCGCACCACCCGCGCCCAGTGGGACGTCGCGACCAAGGTGCCGCTGAGCCAGGTCAAGAAGGGCGACCTGGTGTTCTGGAGCAGCAACGGCCAGCGCTCAGGGATCTACCACGTCGCGATCTACACCGGTGGCAACATGCGCATCCACGCGCCGAGCCCCGGAAAGACCGTCGAGGAGGTGCCCATGTGGCACGTCAACATCATGCCGGTGGTGGGCCGCCTCTGA
- a CDS encoding IS1380 family transposase, which translates to MQLSHTRPVVSATFDEPNLVSAAGLVPVMALARRAGLRELADERLSVPTDKGANAGLKLSSLVAGMAAGADSIDDMALLRHGGMGKVFSGAYAPSTLGSFLRSFTFGHVRQVDAVASRFFLALAEHTTLLGGAADAGMVMVDIDDTIVEVHGYAKQGAAFGYSGVRGLNALLATVSTDQVAPVIAAQRLRKGSVGSPRGAARLATDTLALIRRSRLAGRGVLVRADSAFYSHTLVTAALKAGAQVSITARMDPAVKRAIATIDADAWTAIRYTDAIYDETTGVWNSRAEVAEVPFTAFSSKKKAEQVPGRLVVRRIPDLNPKQGQGQETLFETWRFHAFFTTTAPEALGAVAADQTHRAHAIIENVHADLKASALAHLPSGVFAANAAWLVCAVMAFNLTRAAATVTRAPSLVRATTETIRRKLINVPARIATSARRLRLHLPTAWPWQSAWTTLYDAVLPRSARVT; encoded by the coding sequence ATGCAACTTTCTCACACCCGTCCGGTCGTGTCCGCGACGTTCGATGAGCCCAACCTCGTGTCGGCCGCCGGCCTGGTCCCGGTGATGGCCCTGGCCCGTCGGGCGGGACTGCGGGAGTTGGCCGACGAGCGGCTGAGCGTGCCCACGGACAAGGGCGCCAACGCCGGCCTGAAGCTGTCCTCGCTGGTCGCGGGCATGGCCGCCGGCGCGGACAGCATCGACGACATGGCCCTGCTGCGCCACGGCGGCATGGGCAAGGTCTTCTCCGGTGCCTACGCCCCCTCGACGCTGGGCTCGTTCCTGCGCTCGTTCACCTTCGGCCACGTCCGCCAGGTCGACGCGGTCGCCTCACGGTTCTTCCTCGCCCTGGCCGAGCACACCACCCTGCTCGGCGGCGCGGCGGACGCGGGGATGGTGATGGTCGACATCGACGACACCATCGTTGAGGTCCACGGCTACGCCAAGCAGGGGGCGGCGTTCGGGTACTCCGGCGTGCGAGGGCTCAACGCCCTGCTTGCCACCGTCTCCACCGATCAGGTCGCACCGGTGATCGCCGCCCAGCGGCTCCGCAAAGGGTCGGTGGGTTCCCCGCGCGGGGCGGCCCGGCTGGCGACCGACACCTTGGCGCTGATCCGCCGCAGCCGGCTGGCCGGCCGTGGTGTGCTGGTGCGGGCCGACTCGGCGTTCTACTCCCACACTCTGGTCACCGCGGCGCTCAAGGCCGGCGCGCAGGTCTCGATCACCGCGCGGATGGACCCGGCCGTCAAACGCGCCATCGCCACGATCGACGCCGATGCGTGGACCGCGATCCGGTACACCGATGCCATCTACGACGAGACCACCGGGGTATGGAACTCACGCGCCGAGGTCGCTGAGGTCCCGTTCACCGCGTTCTCCTCGAAGAAGAAGGCCGAGCAGGTCCCCGGCCGGCTCGTGGTCCGGCGCATCCCCGACCTGAACCCCAAGCAGGGTCAGGGCCAGGAGACGCTGTTCGAGACCTGGCGCTTCCACGCCTTCTTCACCACCACGGCACCCGAGGCGCTCGGCGCGGTCGCCGCTGACCAGACCCACCGGGCCCACGCGATCATCGAGAACGTCCACGCCGACCTCAAGGCCTCCGCCCTGGCACACCTGCCCTCCGGTGTCTTCGCCGCCAACGCCGCCTGGCTCGTCTGTGCCGTCATGGCCTTCAACCTCACCCGCGCCGCCGCCACGGTGACCAGGGCACCGTCGCTGGTCCGGGCAACGACCGAGACGATCCGCCGCAAGCTGATCAACGTCCCCGCCCGGATCGCGACCTCCGCCCGGCGGCTACGGCTGCACCTGCCCACCGCCTGGCCCTGGCAGAGCGCCTGGACAACGCTCTACGACGCCGTCCTCCCGCGCAGCGCCCGGGTCACCTGA
- a CDS encoding zinc-dependent metalloprotease, with amino-acid sequence MSEAVDWQVAVRRAGGLARPGPRGSRAELRALITVLRTAAREAPRHVGAITGLHAAAEAAARVPVYVVDRPRWAEANVEMFAHLTGGLLPAATRPGAARIAGEEMGVVLSLLSTKVLGQFDPFTAGAPGRLLLVAPNVLHIERELDLDAMDFRMWVCLHEQTHAVQFAAAPWLADHLRTKMRSVVDEVADSDDALARIARAARAVVETLGSLRGEPRPHEMGGALVEAFLDEEERAAMGEVVAVMSLLEGHADVVMDEVGPARLPSVRRIRASFEKRRDGTSAPDVLLRRLLGMDAKVAQYRNGARFVRDVVARVGHDGLNAVWTGAEHLPSAAEIADPDAWVRRVHG; translated from the coding sequence ATGAGCGAAGCCGTGGACTGGCAGGTCGCCGTGCGACGCGCGGGCGGCCTCGCCCGCCCGGGCCCGAGGGGCTCCCGCGCTGAGCTGCGGGCGCTCATCACGGTGCTGCGCACCGCCGCCCGGGAGGCTCCCCGCCACGTCGGCGCGATCACGGGGCTGCACGCCGCCGCCGAGGCCGCCGCCCGCGTGCCCGTGTACGTCGTGGACCGGCCGCGCTGGGCCGAGGCCAACGTCGAGATGTTCGCCCACCTCACCGGCGGGCTGCTGCCCGCGGCCACCCGGCCCGGGGCCGCCCGGATCGCCGGCGAGGAGATGGGCGTGGTCCTCTCCCTCCTCTCGACCAAGGTGCTCGGCCAGTTCGACCCGTTCACCGCCGGGGCGCCGGGGCGTCTCCTTCTCGTCGCGCCCAACGTGCTGCACATCGAGCGCGAGCTGGACCTCGACGCCATGGACTTCCGCATGTGGGTGTGCCTGCACGAGCAGACGCACGCCGTGCAGTTCGCCGCCGCCCCGTGGCTCGCCGACCACCTGCGGACGAAGATGCGCTCGGTCGTCGACGAGGTCGCCGACAGCGACGACGCCCTCGCCCGCATCGCCCGGGCGGCCCGCGCCGTCGTGGAGACCCTCGGCTCGCTGCGCGGCGAGCCGCGGCCCCACGAGATGGGCGGCGCGCTCGTCGAGGCCTTCCTCGACGAGGAGGAGCGGGCCGCGATGGGCGAGGTCGTGGCGGTCATGAGCCTGCTCGAGGGGCACGCCGACGTCGTCATGGACGAGGTCGGCCCCGCCCGGCTGCCCTCGGTGCGCCGCATCCGGGCCTCCTTCGAGAAGCGTCGCGACGGCACCTCCGCCCCCGACGTGCTCCTGCGGCGCCTGCTCGGGATGGACGCCAAGGTCGCCCAGTACCGCAACGGCGCCCGCTTCGTCCGTGACGTCGTCGCCCGCGTCGGGCACGACGGGCTCAACGCCGTGTGGACCGGTGCCGAGCACCTGCCCAGCGCCGCCGAGATCGCCGATCCGGACGCCTGGGTGCGCCGCGTCCACGGCTGA
- the tilS gene encoding tRNA lysidine(34) synthetase TilS, translating into MAGPPPDVAAARSAVRTVLGDLPPGARVLVACSGGADSLALAAATAFVAAREGWQAGAVVVDHKLAPGSGEVAARAAAQCRDLGLDPVLVRAVDVRGGPGGTGAGGPEAAARSARYDALAEAATAVGAAAVLLGHTLDDQAETVLLRLARGSGIRSLAAMAPVRGLLRRPFLGLRREQTEAVCRAAGLEPARDPGNAADGPWRAADGSALRRAAVRERALPALVAALGPGVVPALARTAEQLRRDGDLLDAQAGALLDGAVVAAAPLTLDAATLAAAHPALRSRALRTAALRAGAPPGALAAVHLDALEALVTGFHGQGAVQLPGGVEARRRCGRLALHPAGTPPGGGTE; encoded by the coding sequence ATGGCCGGACCGCCGCCCGACGTCGCCGCCGCCCGCTCCGCCGTCCGGACCGTGCTCGGCGACCTGCCGCCCGGCGCGAGGGTCCTCGTGGCCTGCTCCGGCGGGGCCGACTCGCTCGCGCTGGCGGCGGCGACGGCGTTCGTCGCGGCGCGCGAGGGGTGGCAGGCCGGGGCCGTCGTCGTCGACCACAAGCTGGCTCCCGGCTCGGGGGAGGTCGCCGCCCGCGCGGCCGCGCAGTGCCGCGACCTCGGTCTCGACCCGGTCCTCGTGCGCGCCGTCGACGTCCGCGGCGGTCCCGGGGGCACCGGTGCCGGCGGCCCCGAGGCCGCCGCCCGCTCCGCGCGGTACGACGCGCTCGCCGAGGCGGCGACGGCGGTCGGCGCGGCGGCCGTCCTGCTCGGGCACACCCTGGACGACCAGGCCGAGACGGTCCTGCTCCGCCTAGCCCGCGGCTCGGGCATCCGGTCCCTCGCCGCGATGGCACCCGTGCGGGGCCTGCTGCGGCGGCCGTTCCTGGGGCTGCGGCGCGAGCAGACCGAGGCGGTGTGCCGGGCGGCGGGGCTCGAGCCCGCCCGCGACCCGGGCAACGCCGCGGACGGTCCCTGGCGCGCCGCCGACGGCTCGGCGCTGCGCCGGGCGGCGGTGCGCGAACGGGCCCTGCCCGCCCTCGTCGCCGCCCTCGGCCCGGGGGTCGTGCCCGCGCTCGCCCGCACGGCCGAGCAGCTGCGCCGCGACGGCGACCTCCTCGACGCCCAGGCCGGCGCCCTCCTCGACGGCGCCGTCGTCGCGGCCGCTCCTCTCACCCTCGACGCCGCCACCCTCGCCGCCGCCCACCCCGCGCTGCGCAGCCGGGCCCTGCGCACCGCGGCCCTGCGCGCGGGCGCCCCACCCGGTGCCCTCGCCGCGGTCCACCTCGACGCGCTCGAGGCCCTGGTCACCGGCTTCCACGGCCAGGGCGCCGTCCAGCTCCCCGGCGGTGTGGAGGCCCGGCGGCGGTGTGGCAGGCTTGCCCTGCACCCGGCCGGGACACCGCCCGGCGGCGGTACCGAGTGA
- a CDS encoding inorganic diphosphatase, with protein sequence MEFDVTIEIPKGNRNKYEVDHETGRIRLDRMLFTSTRYPDDYGFIEDTLGEDGDPLDALVLLEEPTFPGCLIRCRALGMFRMKDEAGGDDKVLCVPAADQRASWRTDIEDVSEFHRLEIQHFFEVYKDLEPGKSVEGAHWVGREAAEHEIRRSYERAKEQGYHNNGVH encoded by the coding sequence GTGGAGTTCGACGTCACGATCGAGATCCCCAAGGGGAACCGCAACAAGTACGAGGTCGATCACGAGACCGGGCGGATCCGTCTGGACAGGATGCTCTTCACGTCCACCCGCTACCCCGACGACTACGGGTTCATCGAGGACACGCTCGGCGAGGACGGCGACCCGCTCGACGCGCTGGTGCTGCTCGAGGAGCCGACCTTCCCCGGCTGTCTCATCCGGTGCCGCGCCCTGGGGATGTTCCGGATGAAGGACGAGGCCGGCGGGGACGACAAGGTCCTGTGCGTCCCGGCGGCCGACCAGCGCGCGTCGTGGCGCACGGACATCGAGGACGTCAGCGAGTTCCACCGCCTGGAGATCCAGCACTTCTTCGAGGTGTACAAGGACCTCGAGCCGGGCAAGTCGGTCGAGGGCGCCCACTGGGTGGGCCGTGAGGCGGCCGAGCACGAGATCCGCCGGTCGTACGAGCGGGCCAAGGAGCAGGGCTACCACAACAACGGCGTCCACTGA
- the dacB gene encoding D-alanyl-D-alanine carboxypeptidase/D-alanyl-D-alanine endopeptidase codes for MARRRIAGVLAGVLVLGGYTAADAADVVPGVLTTDPVPADPRPFPDIPGDGLRAPAVAGPDTEAPVPAAAALEGMADSLRADHRMIGEASVVVADGVTGEVLLDSEGATPRRPASSLKVLTAAAALAALGPDRVLTTSVVQTGDDRVVLVAGGDVMLAAGQGDPAAVRGHAGLADLAAATAAELTAQGVGEVSVSLADGLFTGPVHASGWSGLDLDFVMPVQPLAVDSGRDGAGGYLDDPALEAARTFAAALADAGVAVSGSVRRTPLPDDDLEPIATVESAPLAAVVREALRASDNSVTEVLGRLVAIERGGAADFAGATAAVRDQLADLGLDVEGVTLADTSGLSMDTSVPARLLTDVLVASLDPSRPELAALVPGLPVGNLDGTLAERFTGDLAGRVRAKTGTLTVASSLSGTVLTADGRLLVFSVLTDDLPVGTTFQARLAIDDLVRTLGACGC; via the coding sequence GTGGCACGGAGGAGGATCGCGGGTGTCCTCGCGGGCGTCCTCGTCCTGGGTGGGTACACCGCCGCCGACGCCGCGGACGTCGTGCCCGGGGTGCTCACCACCGATCCGGTCCCCGCCGACCCCCGGCCCTTCCCCGACATCCCGGGCGACGGCCTGCGCGCCCCCGCCGTCGCGGGCCCGGACACGGAGGCACCGGTGCCGGCGGCAGCGGCGCTGGAAGGGATGGCCGACAGCCTCCGGGCGGACCACCGCATGATCGGCGAGGCCTCCGTCGTCGTCGCCGACGGAGTGACGGGGGAGGTGCTCCTCGACTCCGAGGGCGCCACGCCGCGCCGGCCCGCCTCCTCGCTCAAGGTCCTCACCGCCGCCGCGGCGCTCGCCGCGCTCGGCCCGGACCGGGTCCTCACGACCTCGGTGGTCCAGACCGGCGACGACCGGGTCGTGCTCGTCGCGGGCGGCGACGTCATGCTCGCCGCGGGGCAGGGCGACCCCGCGGCGGTCCGGGGCCACGCCGGGCTCGCCGACCTCGCGGCCGCCACGGCGGCCGAGCTCACCGCGCAGGGGGTGGGCGAGGTGAGCGTCTCGCTGGCCGACGGCCTGTTCACCGGCCCTGTCCACGCGTCCGGCTGGAGCGGGCTGGACCTGGACTTCGTCATGCCGGTCCAGCCCCTCGCCGTCGACTCCGGCCGCGACGGTGCCGGCGGCTATCTCGACGACCCGGCCCTGGAGGCGGCCCGCACCTTCGCGGCCGCCCTGGCCGACGCCGGTGTCGCCGTCTCGGGGTCGGTCCGCCGCACCCCCCTGCCCGACGACGACCTCGAGCCGATCGCGACCGTCGAGTCCGCCCCGCTCGCGGCGGTGGTGCGCGAGGCCCTGCGCGCCTCCGACAACTCCGTCACCGAGGTCCTCGGCCGGCTGGTCGCGATCGAGCGGGGCGGAGCGGCGGACTTCGCGGGCGCGACCGCGGCGGTGCGCGACCAGCTGGCCGACCTCGGCCTCGACGTCGAGGGAGTCACCCTCGCCGACACCTCCGGCCTGAGCATGGACACCAGCGTGCCGGCGCGCCTCCTCACCGACGTCCTCGTCGCCTCCCTCGACCCCTCCCGACCCGAGCTCGCCGCGCTCGTGCCCGGCCTGCCCGTGGGCAACCTCGACGGCACGCTCGCCGAGCGCTTCACCGGCGACCTCGCCGGGCGTGTGCGCGCCAAGACCGGCACCCTCACCGTGGCCTCGTCCCTCAGCGGGACGGTGCTGACCGCCGACGGCCGCCTGCTGGTCTTCTCCGTCCTCACCGACGACCTCCCGGTCGGCACGACCTTCCAGGCCCGGCTGGCGATCGACGACCTCGTGCGCACGCTCGGCGCGTGCGGGTGCTAG